CGTTACAAAGGGCGCATCTCTTGGATCTCTTCCCTGAAGAAGGGCCTCAAACCCGCGGGCCATGGTGCCGGTGCTCCACGCGTCTTTGACTTTGCCGTTTTCGATCTCGACTGTTATGCCGAGATGTCCCTCAATTCTGGTAATCGGATCAACAGTAATCTTTTTTCCCATCTCTTACCACCTCCTTTCATGCCTTTTTTTCTAATGGCGGAATCAACCCGGCTTTTTTTCGGGCCATGATATTTCGCGAGCGCTCGCTTTCAGCCGTGTACAGAGGCGACATGCCGTCATAAAAGTCCGGCTCTGCACAGCCCATGCAACCGGCCCCACAGTCGATGCAGTAGTTCTGCCCGTCGTTCCACCGACGAACAGCACAGTCCGCGTAGGTGTCCGGCCCTTTGCAGCCCTTTTCGTAAAGGCACCAGTTCTTCTGTGCCGGATCGTTCCAGTCTGTTAAGAACATCTCATTGTCAAAGTAGTATCGCCGCCGGCAGTTGTCGTGAATCAGTTCGCCAAAATACATCTTGGGACGGCCGATGTCATCCAGGGGCGGAGCCTTCCCGGTAGTCAGAAAATAAAGGACCGTTCCCACCAAATGATCCACATGTACTGGGCAGGTGGGAAGATTGATGACCGGTTTGTGCTTGATGATCTTGTTGACACCAACAGCGCCTGTTGGACCGGCCGCGGGGATGCCACCGTATGCGGCGCAGGCGCCAACAGCAATGATAGCAGCGGCCTTCTCGCCGGTTTCTTCAACCATTTCCCTGAAGGGCCGCCCGCCTACCATGCAAAACCGGTCATCGGCTGTGGGAATCGACCCTTCCACACAAAGGACATAGCCTCCAGCCTTAACCGTCTCCTCGTAGGTCGCTTCTGCCAGATACCCAGCACCAGCCATAAGGGTTTCATGGTATCGGATGGATAACTTGTCCAGAATCAGGGAGGACGCAGGCGGGTTCAGGGCCCCGGCAAACGAGATGGTGCACCCTGCGCAGTCCTGCCCTTCAAGCCATATAACCGGCGGTTTGGCGCTGGATGCTGCAAGGGCCT
The genomic region above belongs to Deltaproteobacteria bacterium and contains:
- a CDS encoding hydrogenase small subunit produces the protein MKYCAGTAAVLGLSELELFSKVSEALAASSAKPPVIWLEGQDCAGCTISFAGALNPPASSLILDKLSIRYHETLMAGAGYLAEATYEETVKAGGYVLCVEGSIPTADDRFCMVGGRPFREMVEETGEKAAAIIAVGACAAYGGIPAAGPTGAVGVNKIIKHKPVINLPTCPVHVDHLVGTVLYFLTTGKAPPLDDIGRPKMYFGELIHDNCRRRYYFDNEMFLTDWNDPAQKNWCLYEKGCKGPDTYADCAVRRWNDGQNYCIDCGAGCMGCAEPDFYDGMSPLYTAESERSRNIMARKKAGLIPPLEKKA